From Cellvibrio zantedeschiae, the proteins below share one genomic window:
- the phoU gene encoding phosphate signaling complex protein PhoU has translation MDITSHTHHISQQYNIELDDIRKHLSEMGGMAQRQVNDAIIALVDADITKAEQVVRADKTVNSMEVSIDEECIRILARRQPAASDLRLVIAVTKAITDLERIGDEASKIARQAIAMSSEGLAPRGYVEVRHIGGLVSRMLQDSLDAFARLDIEMAENVVQMDRTVDLEYGTAMRELVTFMMEDPRSITRVLNIMWSLRALERIGDHARNLAQYVIYLVKGEDVRHTDLDK, from the coding sequence ATGGATATTACAAGCCACACACATCACATATCCCAGCAGTACAACATTGAGCTGGACGATATTCGTAAACATTTGTCCGAAATGGGCGGTATGGCGCAGCGTCAGGTCAATGATGCGATTATCGCGCTTGTTGATGCCGACATCACTAAAGCCGAGCAGGTGGTGCGCGCCGATAAAACCGTCAACTCAATGGAAGTGTCAATCGACGAAGAATGTATTCGCATTCTTGCGCGTCGCCAGCCAGCGGCGAGTGATTTGCGTTTGGTAATCGCGGTTACCAAAGCAATTACCGATTTGGAGCGTATTGGTGACGAAGCGTCAAAGATTGCGCGCCAAGCCATTGCCATGAGTTCAGAAGGTTTGGCTCCGCGCGGTTATGTTGAGGTACGCCACATAGGTGGTTTGGTATCGCGCATGCTGCAAGATTCGCTCGATGCCTTTGCTCGTTTGGATATAGAAATGGCAGAGAACGTAGTGCAGATGGATCGCACCGTAGACCTTGAATATGGTACCGCAATGCGCGAGCTGGTGACCTTTATGATGGAAGATCCGCGCAGTATTACTCGCGTGCTTAACATCATGTGGTCGTTGCGTGCCTTGGAGCGTATTGGAGATCACGCGCGCAACTTGGCGCAGTACGTAATTTATCTGGTTAAGGGTGAAGACGTTCGTCACACTGACTTGGACAAATAA
- a CDS encoding PstS family phosphate ABC transporter substrate-binding protein, whose protein sequence is MNANKFIKGLALAGSLIGSMTCAVAVQAAVDSKLPEYKVATGVSGSVNSIGSDTLANLMTLWSEDYKKLYPNVNIQIQSAGSSTAPPALTEGTSNFGPMSRAMKEAEVQAFEAKYGYKPTKVPVAIDVLAVYVNKDNPIKGLSIGQVDAIFSATRKCGGEKDLVNWGDVGLTGAWEKRGISLYSRNAVSGTYGYFKEEALCKGDFKSTVNEQPGSASVVQSVSESINGIGYSGIGYKTSGVRALPISKTSYSELIPADAEHGLDGSYPLARQLYIYVNKKPNQPLDKLQLEFFKYVLSKQGQQAVERDGYIPLPADLAEKTLAKLLK, encoded by the coding sequence ATGAACGCTAACAAATTTATTAAAGGATTGGCGCTTGCCGGTTCTCTTATTGGTTCCATGACTTGTGCAGTTGCCGTACAAGCAGCTGTAGATTCAAAATTGCCAGAATACAAAGTTGCTACCGGTGTTTCTGGTAGTGTGAACAGTATTGGTTCAGACACTTTGGCAAACTTGATGACCCTTTGGTCAGAAGACTACAAAAAATTATATCCAAACGTAAATATTCAAATCCAAAGCGCTGGTTCTTCTACTGCGCCACCAGCCTTGACTGAAGGTACTTCAAATTTCGGCCCAATGAGCCGCGCAATGAAAGAAGCGGAAGTACAAGCATTTGAAGCTAAATACGGCTACAAGCCAACCAAAGTACCGGTTGCTATCGACGTTTTGGCTGTTTATGTAAACAAAGATAACCCAATCAAAGGTCTTTCTATTGGTCAGGTAGACGCCATTTTTTCTGCAACCCGTAAGTGTGGTGGCGAGAAGGATTTGGTTAACTGGGGTGATGTAGGTTTGACTGGCGCGTGGGAAAAACGCGGTATTTCTCTGTACAGCCGTAACGCTGTATCAGGTACTTACGGTTACTTCAAAGAAGAAGCGTTGTGTAAAGGTGACTTCAAATCGACTGTAAACGAACAACCAGGTTCTGCATCAGTGGTACAAAGCGTGTCTGAATCTATCAACGGCATTGGTTACTCAGGTATTGGTTACAAGACTTCTGGCGTGCGTGCATTGCCAATTTCTAAAACTTCTTACTCTGAGTTGATTCCAGCAGATGCTGAGCACGGTTTGGATGGTTCATACCCATTGGCTCGTCAGCTGTACATCTACGTGAACAAAAAGCCAAACCAACCATTGGATAAGTTGCAGCTTGAATTCTTCAAGTACGTATTGTCTAAACAAGGTCAGCAAGCAGTTGAGCGTGATGGTTACATCCCATTACCAGCTGATTTGGCAGAGAAAACCTTGGCCAAGCTGTTGAAATAA
- the pstB gene encoding phosphate ABC transporter ATP-binding protein PstB, which translates to MTSPTTAESIKLEVKNLNLYYGPKRALNSVSLSIPEKKVTAFIGPSGCGKSTLLRCFNRMNDLVDSCRVEGEILMDGSNIYDKKIDVADLRRQVGMVFQKPNPFPKSIYENVAYGLRLQGVNSKRVLDTVVENSLRGAALWDEVKDRLHDNAFGLSGGQQQRLVIARAIAIEPEVILLDEPASALDPISTLKIEELIYELKDKYTIVIVTHNMQQAARVSDYTAFMYMGDLIEYGNTDTLFTNPTKKQTEDYITGRYG; encoded by the coding sequence ATGACCAGTCCAACAACTGCTGAAAGCATCAAGCTGGAAGTTAAGAATCTCAATTTGTATTACGGCCCCAAGCGCGCCCTGAACAGCGTGAGCTTATCCATTCCTGAGAAAAAAGTGACTGCGTTTATCGGGCCATCAGGTTGTGGTAAATCTACTTTGTTACGCTGCTTTAACCGCATGAATGACTTGGTAGATTCATGCCGTGTTGAAGGTGAAATTTTAATGGATGGCAGCAACATCTATGATAAGAAAATAGATGTTGCCGATTTGCGCCGTCAAGTGGGTATGGTGTTCCAAAAGCCAAATCCATTTCCAAAATCTATTTACGAAAACGTTGCTTACGGTTTGCGTTTGCAGGGTGTAAATTCAAAACGTGTATTGGATACAGTGGTAGAAAATTCACTGCGCGGTGCAGCACTTTGGGATGAAGTAAAAGATCGCCTGCACGATAACGCTTTCGGTTTATCGGGCGGTCAACAACAACGTTTGGTTATTGCGCGTGCAATTGCCATTGAACCAGAAGTTATTTTGCTGGACGAACCAGCATCTGCACTCGACCCAATTTCTACCTTGAAAATTGAAGAATTAATTTACGAACTCAAAGACAAATATACTATTGTCATTGTTACGCACAATATGCAACAAGCAGCGCGTGTTTCAGATTACACGGCGTTTATGTATATGGGTGATTTGATTGAGTATGGTAATACAGATACTTTGTTTACTAATCCAACTAAGAAACAAACGGAAGACTACATTACTGGTCGATACGGCTAG
- a CDS encoding ABC transporter permease subunit, which translates to MSQPVSIAAKTSELMPNAEQRAKLRRWRNIKDKVSGYGIMVAGIAVVASLALIFVYLFSEVIPLLRGASVDVEKTYSLPVNEQVASSPAEFITLERYEEIGATYHRNGTVQFFNALDGAGTINQQVPKSADAQFTTLASSESSHGLVAYGYSNGEVAVVKAQYNLSYPDDKRVVTPSLDFPLGEAPFALDPNKAAISTLAIQDTSNGPVLAAATADNRLLLAMVTTKTNPITEETTTSTEVFNLPPLPEGEKVTQMQVDDNGRYLVVANDKSQLYLYNLSKPNAAERYEPVTVEGGKVTAMRFLVSTGSLAIGTEQGSVSQWLMVRDKNNRYHVTHVRDFESLSGAVTHIAPEFSRRGFWAADNKGNIGIYYGTSARTLLIKSMGTTPVEKIGLSPINGRVLLLDQTQKVSMAKVWNEHPEVSFSMLWEKVWYEGRDAPDYIWQASSGSDNFEAKMSFVPLSLGTLKAALFAILFAVPLGVMGAIYTAYFMTPKLRGMVKPTIEIMAALPSVILGFLAGLWLAPFLENHLPAIFCILIFVPIVMLIVGFIWSQLPLAIRAQVPEGWEAAILVVPIILTVWACIDISPYLEVWFFDGSLPQWFTNHDVKFEQRNALVVGLVMGFAVIPSIFSIAEDAVFSVPRHLTQGSLALGATRWQTMVGVVLPTASPGIFSAVMMGFGRAVGETMIVLMATGNSPVVNFNIFEGMRTLSANIAVEMPETAVASTHFRVLFLAALLLLALTFVVNTVAEIVRQSLRKRYSNL; encoded by the coding sequence ATGTCCCAACCTGTTTCCATCGCTGCCAAGACATCAGAATTGATGCCAAACGCGGAGCAGCGCGCCAAATTGCGTCGCTGGCGCAACATCAAAGATAAAGTATCGGGTTACGGCATTATGGTGGCCGGCATAGCCGTCGTTGCATCGCTGGCGTTGATTTTCGTCTACCTGTTTTCAGAAGTTATTCCACTATTGCGCGGTGCTTCAGTCGATGTCGAAAAAACCTATTCCTTACCGGTGAATGAGCAAGTTGCCTCTAGCCCGGCAGAATTTATTACCCTTGAGCGCTACGAAGAGATCGGCGCTACCTATCATAGAAATGGCACTGTTCAATTTTTTAATGCACTTGACGGTGCGGGCACGATTAATCAGCAAGTACCCAAATCTGCGGACGCGCAATTCACCACCTTGGCAAGCAGCGAGTCCTCCCATGGTTTAGTCGCTTATGGTTACAGCAACGGCGAAGTTGCCGTGGTTAAAGCGCAATACAACTTAAGTTACCCCGACGACAAACGTGTGGTTACCCCAAGCCTTGATTTTCCTTTGGGGGAAGCCCCGTTTGCGTTAGATCCTAACAAAGCCGCGATTTCTACTCTCGCGATTCAAGATACTAGCAACGGCCCCGTGCTAGCTGCGGCCACTGCCGATAACCGCTTGTTGCTGGCGATGGTGACCACAAAAACCAATCCTATTACTGAAGAAACCACCACGAGCACAGAAGTGTTTAACTTGCCTCCGCTACCGGAAGGCGAAAAGGTTACGCAGATGCAAGTGGATGACAATGGGCGCTATCTGGTTGTGGCAAATGATAAATCCCAGCTCTATTTGTACAACCTGAGCAAACCTAATGCAGCGGAGCGCTACGAACCCGTCACGGTTGAAGGTGGCAAGGTGACTGCTATGCGTTTTCTTGTGAGCACAGGTTCACTTGCAATTGGTACTGAACAAGGAAGCGTGAGCCAATGGTTGATGGTGCGCGATAAAAACAATCGCTACCACGTTACCCATGTTCGCGATTTCGAATCACTTTCCGGGGCTGTCACGCACATTGCGCCGGAATTTTCTCGCCGCGGTTTTTGGGCTGCGGATAACAAAGGCAATATTGGAATTTATTACGGCACTTCCGCACGTACCTTGTTAATTAAATCCATGGGTACAACACCTGTTGAAAAAATTGGTTTGTCACCAATTAATGGTCGCGTTTTGTTGTTGGATCAAACACAAAAAGTCAGCATGGCCAAAGTATGGAACGAACATCCGGAAGTTTCATTTAGCATGCTCTGGGAAAAAGTGTGGTACGAAGGCCGCGATGCGCCTGATTATATTTGGCAGGCATCTTCGGGTAGCGATAACTTTGAAGCAAAAATGAGTTTTGTACCCTTATCTTTAGGTACGCTCAAAGCTGCGCTCTTTGCAATTTTGTTTGCTGTTCCGCTCGGTGTAATGGGTGCGATTTATACCGCTTATTTCATGACGCCAAAACTACGCGGCATGGTAAAACCTACGATCGAAATTATGGCTGCATTACCCAGCGTTATTTTGGGTTTCCTCGCCGGTTTATGGCTTGCGCCATTCCTCGAAAATCATTTGCCCGCAATTTTCTGCATTTTAATTTTTGTTCCTATCGTCATGCTGATCGTTGGTTTTATTTGGAGCCAATTACCTTTAGCCATTCGCGCGCAAGTGCCCGAAGGTTGGGAGGCGGCAATTTTAGTGGTGCCCATTATTTTGACGGTGTGGGCGTGTATTGATATCAGCCCTTATCTGGAAGTGTGGTTTTTCGACGGTAGCCTTCCACAATGGTTTACTAATCACGATGTGAAATTCGAGCAACGCAACGCATTGGTTGTTGGATTGGTGATGGGCTTTGCGGTAATCCCGAGTATTTTTTCTATCGCAGAAGATGCAGTGTTTAGTGTTCCGCGCCATCTCACGCAAGGTTCACTTGCACTTGGCGCAACGCGTTGGCAAACCATGGTTGGTGTCGTTCTGCCAACGGCTAGCCCAGGTATTTTCTCTGCCGTCATGATGGGTTTTGGTCGTGCTGTGGGTGAAACCATGATTGTGTTAATGGCCACGGGTAATAGCCCGGTAGTGAATTTTAATATCTTCGAAGGTATGCGTACTTTGTCGGCCAACATTGCGGTAGAAATGCCGGAAACTGCCGTAGCCAGTACACATTTCCGCGTGCTGTTCCTCGCTGCCTTGTTACTCCTTGCACTGACATTTGTTGTAAATACTGTGGCAGAAATAGTTCGCCAAAGTCTTCGTAAACGTTACAGCAATCTTTAA
- a CDS encoding ClpXP protease specificity-enhancing factor has translation MEMTSNRPYLLRAIYEWLVDNNCTPHLVVFANVPGVAVPQQHINKDGQIILNIAPSAVKDLFIANEAVSFSARFSGVVNNIYVPCGAVLGIYGRENGQGMMFELEVPPTPPQPPEPAPTKPDNSGDTPKKSFLKVVK, from the coding sequence ATGGAAATGACATCGAATCGCCCTTACTTGTTGCGCGCCATTTACGAGTGGTTGGTCGACAACAATTGCACACCTCATCTGGTTGTGTTCGCTAATGTTCCCGGTGTTGCAGTACCGCAACAACACATTAATAAAGATGGGCAGATTATTTTAAATATTGCGCCTTCTGCAGTTAAGGATTTATTTATCGCCAACGAAGCGGTTTCGTTTAGTGCGCGCTTTAGTGGTGTGGTGAATAATATTTATGTTCCGTGCGGAGCTGTATTGGGAATTTATGGCCGTGAAAATGGGCAGGGAATGATGTTTGAATTAGAGGTTCCGCCAACTCCGCCGCAGCCGCCCGAGCCTGCGCCAACCAAGCCTGATAACAGTGGCGATACTCCCAAAAAATCTTTCCTCAAGGTGGTGAAATAA
- a CDS encoding ubiquinol-cytochrome c reductase, with protein sequence MNWLVSLWTWVDNRLPVQKAWDTHMGKYYAPKNFNFWYFFGVLSLLILVNQLVTGIWLTMSYTPTAEGAFASVEYIMRDVDYGWLLRYMHSTGASAFFVVVYLHMFRGLMYGSYKSPRELVWIFGMTIYLALMAEAFMGYVLPWGQMSYWGAQVIVSLFGAIPVVGEDLVQWIRGDYLISGITLNRFFALHVVALPIVLLALVVMHILALHDKHVGSNNPDGVEIKKYKDENGIPLDGVPFHPFYTVHDLVGISVFLFVFCFILFFMPEVGGFFLEHANFEEANNLKTPTHIAPVWYFTPFYAVLRAVTIEIGPLNAKFLGFVAMAAAIAILFVLPWLDRSKVKSIRYRGWIPRVALMSFAAMFVVLGYLGVQAPTEGRTFLSQIATTFYFAYFVTMPVWTTTKVEKAKSKVSFVLSGVFAIIFAAMTITYIKAEVPALLLVFCALLAVIFAVLPLLAARDKDLPEPERVQAKGLPLPIVLGGLALFLILAIVPIKAVANTGNFECGAIPCDKFEADLKDKESLQRGAKYFTNYCMGCHSAKYSRFERVADDLEIPKDAMEGNLILGGQRIGQLMEIAMRPAQAKVWFGVTPPDLSLETRARSPEWVYTYLRNFYKDESRPWGVNNRVFPNVGMPHVLIGPQGLLECGPGPKLNHHGHAERNSIGQVEIDEHCGGLVEGAIKGSMKKEEFDQAAYDLVNFMVYLGEPAATHREDMGKRVLLFILIFALCAYFLNKEFWRDIH encoded by the coding sequence ATGAATTGGTTAGTTAGTTTGTGGACTTGGGTTGATAACCGCCTCCCCGTACAAAAAGCTTGGGATACCCACATGGGTAAGTATTATGCGCCCAAGAATTTTAACTTCTGGTATTTCTTTGGTGTTTTGTCGCTGTTGATTCTGGTTAACCAATTGGTGACTGGTATCTGGTTGACCATGAGTTACACCCCTACCGCCGAAGGCGCGTTTGCCTCTGTTGAATACATCATGCGCGATGTGGATTACGGTTGGTTGTTGCGCTACATGCACTCCACCGGTGCTTCTGCATTCTTCGTTGTTGTTTACCTCCATATGTTCCGCGGTTTGATGTACGGTTCATATAAATCTCCACGCGAATTGGTGTGGATCTTCGGTATGACTATCTACCTGGCACTTATGGCCGAAGCCTTTATGGGTTACGTATTGCCATGGGGTCAAATGTCTTACTGGGGTGCGCAAGTAATCGTATCTTTGTTCGGTGCTATTCCTGTTGTAGGTGAAGACCTTGTTCAGTGGATTCGCGGCGACTACCTGATTTCCGGTATTACATTGAACCGTTTCTTTGCTCTGCACGTTGTTGCTTTGCCGATTGTATTGTTGGCGTTGGTTGTAATGCACATTTTGGCATTGCACGATAAGCACGTAGGCTCAAACAACCCTGACGGTGTTGAGATTAAAAAATACAAAGATGAAAACGGCATTCCATTAGATGGTGTTCCTTTCCATCCTTTCTACACCGTGCATGACTTGGTTGGTATCAGCGTATTCTTATTTGTGTTCTGTTTTATTTTGTTCTTCATGCCAGAAGTAGGCGGTTTCTTCCTTGAGCACGCAAACTTTGAAGAGGCGAACAATCTTAAGACTCCAACGCACATTGCACCGGTTTGGTACTTCACACCTTTCTACGCTGTATTGCGTGCGGTAACCATTGAAATTGGTCCATTGAACGCTAAGTTCCTCGGCTTTGTGGCTATGGCTGCGGCGATTGCAATTCTGTTTGTGTTGCCATGGTTAGATCGCAGTAAAGTGAAATCCATCCGTTATCGCGGTTGGATTCCACGTGTTGCTTTGATGAGCTTTGCCGCTATGTTCGTTGTGTTGGGATACCTTGGTGTACAAGCTCCAACTGAAGGTCGTACCTTCTTGTCGCAAATCGCAACTACTTTCTATTTTGCTTACTTTGTGACCATGCCAGTGTGGACAACCACTAAGGTAGAAAAAGCGAAATCAAAAGTATCCTTTGTATTGTCGGGTGTATTCGCGATTATTTTTGCGGCTATGACAATCACTTACATCAAAGCTGAAGTGCCTGCGCTCTTGTTAGTGTTCTGTGCATTGCTTGCAGTGATTTTTGCTGTGTTGCCATTGCTTGCAGCGCGCGATAAAGATTTGCCAGAACCAGAGCGCGTACAAGCTAAAGGTTTGCCATTGCCAATCGTATTGGGTGGTTTGGCGTTGTTCTTGATCCTTGCAATCGTACCGATCAAGGCTGTTGCTAACACCGGTAACTTTGAATGTGGCGCAATTCCTTGCGATAAGTTTGAAGCAGATTTGAAAGACAAAGAATCTTTGCAGCGCGGTGCAAAATATTTCACTAACTACTGCATGGGCTGTCACTCTGCTAAATATTCACGTTTTGAGCGTGTGGCTGACGATTTGGAAATTCCAAAAGATGCAATGGAAGGTAACCTGATTTTGGGTGGCCAACGTATTGGTCAATTGATGGAAATTGCAATGCGTCCGGCGCAAGCAAAGGTTTGGTTTGGTGTTACACCGCCTGATTTAAGCTTGGAAACCCGCGCACGTTCACCAGAGTGGGTTTACACCTACCTGCGCAATTTCTACAAAGACGAGTCTCGTCCTTGGGGTGTAAACAACCGTGTATTCCCTAACGTAGGTATGCCTCATGTTCTGATTGGCCCACAAGGTTTGTTGGAGTGTGGTCCTGGTCCAAAATTGAATCATCACGGTCATGCTGAGCGCAACTCAATTGGGCAAGTGGAAATTGATGAGCACTGCGGTGGTTTGGTTGAAGGCGCGATCAAAGGCTCAATGAAAAAAGAAGAATTTGATCAAGCGGCATACGACCTCGTAAACTTCATGGTTTACCTGGGTGAGCCAGCAGCAACTCACCGTGAAGATATGGGCAAGCGCGTTTTGCTCTTTATCCTGATCTTTGCGTTGTGTGCGTACTTCCTGAATAAAGAATTCTGGCGAGATATTCACTAG
- a CDS encoding SDR family NAD(P)-dependent oxidoreductase, protein MYSYSSHEGFTRYASLENRTVFITGGATGIGASLVEAFVSQGSKVAFVDVDAEAAEQLCVALEQKGLSRPWFQACDVSDIESLRASIYAAQKAFGDIRVLINNAANDQRYETLALTEAQWHQSLAVNLHPVFFSAQTVAPMMRAQGGGSIINISSINTHFAPPNLASYIAAKAGILGITKSLATDFGADNIRVNSILPGWVATPKQLEKWLSSEQEAELMKKVCLKTRLGAHDVSKLALFLASDDAAMITSQELIVDGGRL, encoded by the coding sequence ATGTATAGCTACTCTTCACACGAAGGTTTTACACGCTATGCCAGCCTGGAAAACCGCACGGTTTTTATCACAGGTGGTGCTACGGGTATTGGTGCAAGTTTGGTTGAAGCTTTTGTAAGCCAGGGTTCCAAAGTTGCTTTTGTTGATGTAGATGCTGAGGCTGCCGAGCAATTATGTGTTGCTCTTGAACAAAAAGGCCTGAGCCGCCCCTGGTTTCAAGCTTGTGATGTCAGTGATATCGAATCGCTACGTGCAAGTATCTACGCTGCACAAAAAGCGTTCGGCGATATTCGCGTGCTGATCAACAATGCTGCTAATGACCAGCGCTATGAAACCCTCGCGTTGACGGAAGCGCAATGGCATCAGAGTTTAGCGGTAAATTTGCACCCGGTATTTTTCTCGGCGCAAACCGTGGCTCCTATGATGCGCGCGCAGGGCGGTGGTTCAATCATCAACATCAGCTCTATTAACACCCATTTTGCGCCGCCCAATTTGGCGAGTTACATAGCTGCTAAGGCGGGAATTTTGGGGATTACCAAATCGCTGGCAACAGATTTTGGTGCAGACAATATTCGTGTCAATTCTATTTTGCCTGGCTGGGTTGCCACCCCCAAGCAACTGGAAAAATGGCTTTCATCAGAGCAAGAAGCAGAGCTGATGAAAAAAGTATGTTTGAAAACTCGTTTGGGTGCACACGATGTTTCCAAACTCGCTTTGTTCCTTGCATCGGATGATGCCGCCATGATCACCTCGCAAGAATTAATTGTTGATGGCGGCCGGCTGTAA
- a CDS encoding FadR/GntR family transcriptional regulator has product MLDSGRNLTHQLTHQLGSAIIQGSYAIDKSFPTEAELSQQFNISRSVTREAVKMLTAKGLLASRPRQGIRVMPSSQWNMFDPDVLAWTLNARPSLDLLREFTQLRIAIEPEAARLAAENRNDKSKMKAIADALERMRKADLGQDDPLSADIEFHTAILAASNNRFFLQLRQFIQVALRVSIASTNQLKGVFTASYDDHKKIYDEINAGNANAASEAVRYLLNEVMQLINISLVKTPPAE; this is encoded by the coding sequence ATGCTGGATTCCGGTCGAAACCTTACCCACCAACTTACCCATCAGCTTGGTTCTGCAATCATTCAAGGTAGCTACGCGATTGATAAGAGCTTCCCCACCGAGGCGGAACTCTCGCAGCAGTTCAATATCAGCCGAAGCGTAACCCGTGAAGCCGTAAAAATGCTGACCGCCAAAGGTTTGTTGGCCTCGCGCCCGCGCCAGGGTATACGCGTAATGCCAAGCTCCCAATGGAACATGTTTGACCCTGATGTGTTGGCCTGGACGCTGAATGCGCGGCCGTCACTGGATTTGCTTCGCGAATTTACCCAGCTCCGTATTGCGATTGAACCAGAAGCTGCCCGCCTTGCGGCAGAGAATCGCAACGACAAATCCAAGATGAAAGCCATCGCCGATGCGCTTGAACGTATGCGTAAAGCTGACTTGGGGCAGGACGATCCACTCAGTGCGGATATCGAATTTCATACTGCAATCCTGGCAGCCAGCAACAACCGTTTCTTTTTACAATTGCGTCAGTTTATTCAGGTTGCTTTGCGTGTAAGTATTGCCAGCACCAACCAACTGAAGGGCGTGTTCACTGCCAGCTACGACGATCACAAGAAAATTTACGATGAAATTAATGCGGGCAATGCAAATGCCGCGTCAGAGGCTGTGCGCTACTTGCTCAATGAAGTTATGCAGCTGATTAATATCTCCCTGGTGAAAACACCTCCGGCAGAGTAA
- the pstA gene encoding phosphate ABC transporter permease PstA — translation MKNLLKTPVLWYKSGSPWIWLNGGAVTLCMLMVIGLLGLIAVRGFGHFWPANIVLTSVTDNAGHKQIIMGEVVRSEVIAAAIARDNGYKIPEEQELLNRYLIKLGNKDITSRDFMWVLENGMDAWQYPRDAVAIERREWGNFYGYLVSINENGKPLLTQDAANFWPEVDARMKRALKLHDDIAHIEKVRIGGINNAIQELKLEHRRLELKGVTGAKMAEAEAGFAERKTALEAEYEVVKKERDVILHEATRDQLVAKTADGKEVVLPLDHLVRVTRPNEMGVFAKTGDYLKRFWEFMTTEPREANTEGGIFPAIFGTFIMVIVMAIMVTPFGVLAAIYLREYARDGVFLRIIRISVYNLAGVPSIVYGVFGLGFFVYYLGGNLDQLFFAESLPSPTFGTPGLFWASLTLALLTLPIVIVSTEEGLSRIPSTIRQGSLALGATKSETLWKVVVPLATPAMMTGLILAVARAAGEVAPLMLVGVVKLAPALPVDGNYPYLHLDQKIMHLGFHIYDVGFQSPNVEAARPLVYATSLILVMLIVILNVTAIKIRNNLREKYRSASD, via the coding sequence ATGAAAAATTTATTGAAAACACCCGTACTTTGGTACAAAAGTGGATCGCCGTGGATTTGGTTGAACGGTGGCGCTGTAACTCTGTGTATGCTGATGGTAATTGGCTTGCTTGGGTTAATTGCAGTGCGCGGTTTCGGTCACTTCTGGCCAGCAAATATTGTATTAACCAGCGTGACTGATAACGCCGGACACAAACAAATCATTATGGGCGAAGTCGTGCGCAGCGAAGTTATTGCTGCAGCTATCGCGCGTGACAACGGTTATAAAATTCCGGAAGAGCAGGAGTTGTTGAATCGCTATTTAATTAAACTCGGCAACAAAGATATTACCTCACGCGATTTTATGTGGGTGCTGGAAAACGGAATGGATGCATGGCAGTACCCGCGCGATGCGGTCGCTATCGAGCGCCGCGAATGGGGAAATTTTTACGGTTATCTGGTTTCCATCAACGAAAATGGCAAACCTTTATTAACACAGGATGCTGCGAATTTTTGGCCAGAAGTTGATGCACGCATGAAGCGCGCGCTTAAGTTACACGATGACATAGCTCACATCGAAAAAGTGCGTATCGGCGGTATTAACAACGCAATTCAGGAACTGAAACTTGAGCATCGTCGTTTGGAGTTGAAAGGTGTTACGGGTGCAAAAATGGCAGAAGCTGAAGCCGGTTTTGCAGAGCGTAAAACGGCATTGGAAGCAGAATACGAAGTGGTTAAAAAAGAGCGCGATGTCATTTTGCACGAAGCTACTCGCGATCAACTAGTGGCAAAAACTGCAGATGGAAAAGAAGTTGTTTTACCGCTTGATCATCTGGTGCGCGTAACTCGCCCCAATGAAATGGGTGTGTTTGCAAAAACCGGTGATTATCTCAAGCGTTTCTGGGAGTTCATGACCACCGAACCGCGCGAAGCTAATACAGAAGGCGGTATTTTCCCGGCGATATTCGGCACCTTTATTATGGTTATTGTAATGGCCATTATGGTAACGCCTTTCGGTGTACTTGCTGCTATCTACTTGCGTGAATATGCGCGCGATGGAGTTTTTCTGCGCATTATTCGTATTTCGGTTTACAACCTCGCCGGTGTTCCCTCCATTGTTTACGGTGTGTTTGGTTTGGGTTTCTTCGTGTATTACCTCGGTGGAAATCTGGATCAATTATTTTTCGCAGAAAGTTTACCGTCGCCAACTTTTGGTACTCCCGGTTTGTTTTGGGCTTCACTCACACTCGCGCTCCTAACCTTGCCGATTGTAATTGTTTCTACTGAAGAAGGTTTGTCGCGTATCCCGAGCACCATTCGTCAAGGCAGTTTGGCCTTGGGTGCGACTAAATCAGAAACCCTATGGAAAGTTGTTGTGCCTCTTGCAACTCCAGCCATGATGACAGGTTTGATTTTGGCGGTAGCCCGCGCCGCAGGTGAAGTAGCACCTTTGATGTTAGTCGGTGTTGTGAAGTTGGCACCGGCTTTACCCGTGGACGGAAATTACCCTTATTTGCATCTGGATCAAAAAATTATGCACTTGGGTTTCCACATTTACGATGTGGGTTTCCAAAGCCCCAACGTAGAAGCGGCGCGTCCTCTGGTGTATGCGACTTCACTGATACTGGTAATGTTAATTGTAATTCTCAATGTTACGGCGATTAAAATTCGTAACAATTTGCGCGAAAAATACCGTAGCGCATCCGACTAA